The bacterium nucleotide sequence GGAGGCGGCAGGAGATCGTCATCATCCGGGCCTTGATCGAACGGGTTCTGGCAGTGGATGCTCATAGCCAGTATCGCGGCCACGCACAGAAGAACGATCAACCTTTTATTATTTTTTTTCATAGATCCTGCCTAAAGATTAATGCTTATGCCCAGACGCGCGCGGCGCGGCGCGCTGTTCGAGTTGACCCAGTCGTCGGTGGCGGTTATCAGCTCTTTGAACGAAACGTATTGTTCGTACGCGGAAGAGACGCCGTCGTGATTTATATCCGCCCCGGGCCCGTAGTAGGGATTGGTGATCGAGATGTCGTCCGTGAACTCCCATGGTTCAATATCTTCAAGCGGGATCGCCGCGTAGTGATCCGCGATCTCATAGCGCGCGTCCAGCAGGTTGATGATTTCAAAGTTCAATATCGCGCTGATATTACCGATTCGGAAGATCTTGTTGAACGCGCAGTCGATCTCCCGCTGGAATTGCAGGTGTTCGATGTTCCGCTCTTTGAGCTTTCCTTCGGGTCCCACCGGCGTGAATGGGAAACCATCGCCGAAATAGCCGAAAATGACCGCCTGCATGTTCCATGGCAGGCGCACGCCGCCCTGGATGAATACGCGGTTGCGCTGGTCAAAATCAAGGAAATATTCGGTGGCGGGTATGGCCGTGCTGGTATCGCCGGTCCCTTCATAATACCTGCGGAACGCTTCTTCGGCGTAGGAGCTAGTCCCCCGCGCCCAGGAAAGGGTATATGAAACTTTGCCGCTAAAGACGGAATTGGAAAAATCGCAGATCGCTTCGATACCCTTGACATTAGCGTATTCCACGTTCAGATACCTGACATATCCGCTGGGCAGGGCATAGACAAACCTCGTGCCGATAAGGTCGCTTACATCCTTGTAAAACGTGTTTACGGTCGCTAAAACATTGGGTTTTACTTCACCCTGCATCCCGATCTCCACGCTGATGGTCTTTTCCGGGCTCAGATCCGGGTTCCCGACCGGCGATATATCGATATAAGAAGGAGCCGGCACCAGGTTGAAACAGCGGTACATCTGGTCGTACAGGGGCGGCTGGGCGTATCGACCGACGTTGGCGCGGAACAGGAATTTCTCGGTCACCAGGAATGAAATTCCCAGACGCGGTGAAATAATGTTCTTGGGTTCCAGGGAATCGGTATTAAAGCCGTTCCCGAAATGGTCGACCCGGCAGCCGATCTTGGCATAAAGACCTTCATAGTCGACATTATCCTGGATATAGAAAGCGTATTCTTCGGGTTTGTAAGTGTACTCATCAGTTATCGGATTGGTCGTATCGCTGCTGACGAAGTAGGTAAAATTATCAAGTGTCTGGTACGTGTATTCCATCCCCGCCCGCAATTCATTGTATTTATGAAGCTGCATGGTCGCGCTGAACAATCCTTTGTAGACTACCGACGTCTTTTCCTGGTATTCGGGATAATCGCCGACATCCTTAAAATCCACGTAGCGCATCCCAAAAGGATTTTTATAACTGGCAGACGGGTATTGAAGCTCCT carries:
- a CDS encoding TonB-dependent receptor, with the protein product MAATMAVVLILISGTTGKIQGTVIDRETGEPISYANVMISNTERGVATDDNGLFYILNVPSGIYTVEVSCLGYQSKLVENVVVEVDQTARLKIELKQTIIELAPVTVTGQMPSVKKDMVATTYVVRKEEIYNLPFDYTQELISFQPAVAHFDTAMHVRGGRATEVQYMIDNVSIIDPQTGDAAIMLSKGIVDEVIFLPGGFDVEYGRAMSGVINIITARPANRLKLKAFGKTETIMPYYYDFGYQNYQTSAHVPVSKMAKGFVALDLMHTDDWDPKLFIIPHKRRDDYSVYGKGIFTPANQLKVSLSAARSRSQFDRYNLWYRFNLDHYRSDVRTGDIEIVNANFLPDSRKLFNLTVSRLYTQRTYGVREPGSYGYFEDYEFKPYEELQYPSASYKNPFGMRYVDFKDVGDYPEYQEKTSVVYKGLFSATMQLHKYNELRAGMEYTYQTLDNFTYFVSSDTTNPITDEYTYKPEEYAFYIQDNVDYEGLYAKIGCRVDHFGNGFNTDSLEPKNIISPRLGISFLVTEKFLFRANVGRYAQPPLYDQMYRCFNLVPAPSYIDISPVGNPDLSPEKTISVEIGMQGEVKPNVLATVNTFYKDVSDLIGTRFVYALPSGYVRYLNVEYANVKGIEAICDFSNSVFSGKVSYTLSWARGTSSYAEEAFRRYYEGTGDTSTAIPATEYFLDFDQRNRVFIQGGVRLPWNMQAVIFGYFGDGFPFTPVGPEGKLKERNIEHLQFQREIDCAFNKIFRIGNISAILNFEIINLLDARYEIADHYAAIPLEDIEPWEFTDDISITNPYYGPGADINHDGVSSAYEQYVSFKELITATDDWVNSNSAPRRARLGISINL